The proteins below are encoded in one region of Oreochromis niloticus isolate F11D_XX linkage group LG6, O_niloticus_UMD_NMBU, whole genome shotgun sequence:
- the rnf150a gene encoding RING finger protein 150a, translating into MAPSLIRACRSLALSTWLVSFCFVHLLCLDFTVAEKEEWYTAFVNITYLDPVTSQVRTEKTECGRYGEHSPKKEARGLVLVPALLQDRQGCDPNIRFPPPPPNTPWVALVAAGNCTYREKIRNVANHNASAVVIYNVGSTSANDTITMSHSDTGDVVAIMIPERKGREIVALLEQRIVIMLQITIGTRNLQKYVSRTSVVFVSISFIVLMIISLAWLVFYYIQRFRYASARDRNQRRLGDAAKKAMSKLQLRTIKRGDKETESDFDNCAVCIEGYKPNDVVRILPCRHFFHKHCVDPWLQDHRTCPMCKMNILKALGIPFTADCSDEVPPDYEMSVGGPPTNPISGASEITVNESSVVLDPAERGIDLPALHPETESALQAGESRIFASSEHQPPLSSDSDTSVIVGIEVGMSELDLSTEQECDATKSRANQS; encoded by the exons ATGGCACCGTCCCTCATCCGAGCTTGCCGCAGTCTGGCTCTCTCGACGTGGCTGGTGTCGTTTTGCTTCGTCCACTTGCTGTGCCTGGACTTCACGGTTGCAGAGAAGGAGGAGTGGTACACAGCTTTCGTCAACATCACCTACCTGGACCCCGTCACATCGCAGGTGAGGACGGAGAAAACCGAGTGCGGTCGGTATGGCGAGCACTCCCCTAAGAAAGAAGCTAGAGGTCTGGTCCTGGTGCCGGCCCTCCTGCAGGACAGACAGGGGTGCGACCCAAACATCAGGttccctcctccccctccaaaCACCCCTTGGGTGGCGTTGGTAGCTGCGGGGAATTGCACTTACCGGGAGAAAATCCGTAATGTCGCAAACCACAACGCCTCTGCAGTTGTCATATACAACGTGGGCTCCACCAGCGCCAACGACACCATAACAATGTCCCACTCAG ACACAGGCGATGTTGTGGCCATCATGATCCCAGAGCGTAAAGGCCGTGAAATCGTGGCCTTGCTCGAGCAGCGCATCGTGATCATGTTGCAGATCACTATAGGAACCCGCAACCTGCAGAAGTACGTGAGCAGAACGTCCGTGGTGTTTGTCTCCATCTCCTTCATCGTCCTCATGATCATCTCCCTCGCCTGGCTCGTCTTCTACTACATCCAGAGGTTCCGCTACGCTAGCGCACGAGATCGCAACCAG AGGCGTTTGGGAGATGCTGCCAAAAAAGCCATGAGTAAACTTCAACTACGCACCATTAAAAGAGGAGACAAG GAAACCGAGTCAGACTTTGACAACTGTGCAGTTTGTATTGAAGGTTATAAGCCTAATGATGTTGTGAGGATATTACCATGCAg ACATTTCTTCCATAAGCACTGTGTAGACCCGTGGCTCCAAGACCACCGAACGTGTCCCATGTGCAAAATGAACATCCTCAAAGCCCTGGGAATCCCA TTTACCGCGGACTGCTCGGATGAGGTTCCTCCAGACTACGAGATGTCTGTCGGGGGTCCGCCTACCAACCCCATTAGTGGAGCGAGCGAAATCACAGTTAACGAGAGCTCGGTAGTTCTGGATCCAGCAGAAAGAGGAATAGACCTGCCGGCACTCCATCCTGAGACAGAGTCAGCGCTTCAGGCGGGGGAGAGCCGTATCTTTGCCAGCA GTGAGCACCAGCCTCCACTCAGCAGTGATTCAGACACTTCAGTCATCGTGGGCATTGAGGTAGGCATGTCTGAATTAGACCTATCCACTGAGCAGGAATGTGATGCCACCAAGTCCAGAGCCAATCAGAGCTGA
- the LOC109202463 gene encoding putative nuclease HARBI1 — protein MEHVRIIAPSEDEAVFVNRRNFHSINVQIVFNAACKILDTVAKWPGSTHDARMLSESGIRQLFERHYVPANCHLLGDSGYPCKPWLLTPYLQPRQGPQLNYNRAHKTTRAVVERGIGQLKRRFHVLHGEVRLRPEKVSKVIIACAILHNICKVRQIAEPLEDGDEDEDNDEDGGEEDIYIPQGNLAQSGLPYRANFTNIHFRDADGAGAADGNGV, from the exons ATGGAACACGTGAGAATAATTGCGCCATCAGAGGATGAGGCTGTCTTTGTTAACAGGAGGAATTTCCACAGCATCAATGTGCAAATAGTGTTCAATGCGGCCTGTAAGATTTTGGACACTGTGGCGAAATGGCCAGGCTCCACACATGATGCGAGAATGCTCTCCGAGAGTGGCATCAGACAGCTTTTTGAGAGACACTATGTGCCAGCTAATTGCCACTTGTTAGGGGACAGTGGCTACCCATGCAAACCATGGCTCCTTACACCTTACCTCCAGCCACGCCAAGGGCCCCAACTAAACTATAACAG GGCCCACAAGACAACAAGAGCGGTGGTGGAGCGTGGCATAGGCCAGCTTAAGAGGCGCTTTCATGTTCTCCACGGAGAGGTGCGGCTGAGGCCTGAAAAAGTCAGCAAAGTCATCATAGCCTGTGCAATATTACACAATATTTGCAAGGTTAGACAGATTGCAGAACCTCTGGAGGATGGCGATGAGGATGAAGACAACGATGAGGATGGTGGTGAAGAAGATATTTACATTCCACAGGGGAACCTAGCCCAGAGTGGACTGCCTTACAGGGCAAacttcacaaatatacatttcag
- the il15 gene encoding interleukin-15 isoform X1, translating into MCTSTTFLFLLNLMFTFLFCPTPFVSIAANCVETAGYGNKCVLGSTRLTVRAKRGFQIQLTCKLCRESHKTQVWLCLLVLSLLSTPTCANSVNDAGNLQKCLKQLTPSVKKSDAMLYAPRIQDFPDNCTEMVLNCYMLELKMVLREEEIEDNLQECVHDFNSNLQPSFDGCPACETYTLQNITTFMERLMDLLQKLNST; encoded by the exons ATGTGCACGTCCACCACGTTCTTGTTTCTGCTTAACTTAATGTTTACGTTTTTATTTTGTCCAACGCCGTTTGTCAGCATTGCTGCAAACTGCGTCGAGACTGCTGGGTATGGAAATAAATGCGTCCTTGGTAGTACGCGACTGACGGTTCGAGCAAAG AGGGGTTTCCAGATCCAGCTGACCTGTAAGCTGTGCCGAGAGAGCCACAAAACTCAGGTGTGGCTTTGTTTGTTAGTTCTGAG CCTCTTGAGTACGCCTACATGTGCCAATTCTGTGAATGACGCAGGGAATCTACAGAAATGTTTGAAACAGCTGACTCCTTCTGTGAAG AAATCTGATGCTATGCTCTACGCTCCAAGAATTCAAGACTTTCCA GATAACTGTACAGAGATGGTGCTGAACTGTTACATGTTGGAGTTGAAAATGGTCCTTCGTGAGGAAGAAATTGAGGATAATTTACAGGAATGTGTCCATGATTTCAATAGTAATCTGCAACCATCTTTT GATGGGTGTCCAGCATGTGAAACCTACACGCTtcaaaatattacaacatttaTGGAGAGACTAATGGACCTTTTGCAAAAACTCAACTCTACATAA
- the il15 gene encoding interleukin-15 isoform X3, which produces MRGFQIQLTCKLCRESHKTQVWLCLLVLSLLSTPTCANSVNDAGNLQKCLKQLTPSVKKSDAMLYAPRIQDFPDNCTEMVLNCYMLELKMVLREEEIEDNLQECVHDFNSNLQPSFDGCPACETYTLQNITTFMERLMDLLQKLNST; this is translated from the exons ATG AGGGGTTTCCAGATCCAGCTGACCTGTAAGCTGTGCCGAGAGAGCCACAAAACTCAGGTGTGGCTTTGTTTGTTAGTTCTGAG CCTCTTGAGTACGCCTACATGTGCCAATTCTGTGAATGACGCAGGGAATCTACAGAAATGTTTGAAACAGCTGACTCCTTCTGTGAAG AAATCTGATGCTATGCTCTACGCTCCAAGAATTCAAGACTTTCCA GATAACTGTACAGAGATGGTGCTGAACTGTTACATGTTGGAGTTGAAAATGGTCCTTCGTGAGGAAGAAATTGAGGATAATTTACAGGAATGTGTCCATGATTTCAATAGTAATCTGCAACCATCTTTT GATGGGTGTCCAGCATGTGAAACCTACACGCTtcaaaatattacaacatttaTGGAGAGACTAATGGACCTTTTGCAAAAACTCAACTCTACATAA
- the il15 gene encoding interleukin-15 isoform X2, whose protein sequence is MTALPVILFQLTCHRDQRARGFQIQLTCKLCRESHKTQVWLCLLVLSLLSTPTCANSVNDAGNLQKCLKQLTPSVKKSDAMLYAPRIQDFPDNCTEMVLNCYMLELKMVLREEEIEDNLQECVHDFNSNLQPSFDGCPACETYTLQNITTFMERLMDLLQKLNST, encoded by the exons ATGACGGCGCTCCCGGTGATCCTCTTTCAACTCACATGTCACCGAGATCAGCGAGCT AGGGGTTTCCAGATCCAGCTGACCTGTAAGCTGTGCCGAGAGAGCCACAAAACTCAGGTGTGGCTTTGTTTGTTAGTTCTGAG CCTCTTGAGTACGCCTACATGTGCCAATTCTGTGAATGACGCAGGGAATCTACAGAAATGTTTGAAACAGCTGACTCCTTCTGTGAAG AAATCTGATGCTATGCTCTACGCTCCAAGAATTCAAGACTTTCCA GATAACTGTACAGAGATGGTGCTGAACTGTTACATGTTGGAGTTGAAAATGGTCCTTCGTGAGGAAGAAATTGAGGATAATTTACAGGAATGTGTCCATGATTTCAATAGTAATCTGCAACCATCTTTT GATGGGTGTCCAGCATGTGAAACCTACACGCTtcaaaatattacaacatttaTGGAGAGACTAATGGACCTTTTGCAAAAACTCAACTCTACATAA
- the znf330 gene encoding zinc finger protein 330, with protein MPKKKTGARKKAENRKEREKQIRANREHVDVAKHPCNSNMECDKCQRKQKNRAFCYFCNSVQKLPVCAQCGKMKCMKSSDCVVKHPGIHSTGMGMVGAVCDFCEAWVCHGRKCLSTHACSCPLTDADCIECERSVWDHGGRIFRCSFCQNFLCEDDQFEHQASCQVLQAETFKCVSCNKLGQHSCLRCKACYCDDHTKSKVFKQEKGKGPPCPKCGHETQETKDLSMSTRTLKFGRQAGADDDDGYYDGASGYDAYWKNVASGGGDQRDDYGEDDYYEEDEDEEDEDEEEEEEEEEDEEGEQETASESLAGLKLDGAAA; from the exons ATGCCCAAAAAGAAAACCGGTGCCcgaaaaaaggctgaaaatcGGAAAGAGCGAGAGAAGCAAATACGAGCCAACAGGGAACATGTTGACGTGGCCAAACACCCCTGCAACTCCAACATG GAATGTGACAAATGTCAGAG aaaacagaagaacaggGCTTTCTGTTATTTCTGTAACTCGGTGCAGAAGCTGCCTGTCTGCGCTCAGTGTG gTAAAATGAAATGTATGAAGTCATCGGATTGTGTTGTCAAACATCCAGGGATCCACAGCACTGGAATGGGCATGGTG GGCGCAGTGTGCGACTTCTGTGAAGCTTGGGTGTGCCATGGTCGGAAATGCCTGAGCACTCACGCCTGTTCATGTCCTCTGACTGATGCCGACTGCATCGAGTGTGAGCGCAGTGTCTGGGATCATG GAGGGCGAATCTTCCGCTGTTCCTTCTGTCAGAACTTCTTATGTGAGGATGATCAGTTTGAGCACCAGGCAAGCTGCCAGGTTCTTCAAGCAGAAACATTCAAAT GTGTTTCCTGTAATAAACTGGGACAACACTCCTGTCTGCGGTGTAAG GCTTGTTACTGTGATGATCACACTAAGAGTAAAGTCTTCAAACAGGAGAAGGGAAAAGGTCCTCCGTGTCCCAAATGTGGTCACGAGACACAGGAGACCAAAGACCTAAGCATGTCAA CGCGCACCTTGAAGTTTGGTCGACAGGCCGGTGCCGACGATGACGACGGTTACTACGATGGCGCGTCCGGGTACGATGCCTACTGGAAGAACGTAGCATCCGGTGGTGGAGACCAACGAGACGACTACGGAGAAGACGATTACTACGAGGAAGACGAGGACGAGGAGGATGAGGacgaagaggaagaagaggaggaggaagaagatgaagagggCGAACAAGAAACTGCGTCCGAGTCGCTGGCTGGTCTTAAATTGGATGGTGCTGCTGCCTAA